From Lepus europaeus isolate LE1 chromosome 3, mLepTim1.pri, whole genome shotgun sequence, a single genomic window includes:
- the LOC133756681 gene encoding basic proline-rich protein-like — translation MGRREEALKCPQPAPGLRSFGRRPAAGPSRRPRRPRPAPRPPPPLPDHGRPAAAAAAAVVRAGAHPRPGYSPHFPTHRTPLPRPAEVSPIPAPSDPHPGGTGQGPGARAPARRMEFSGGDVANKVKQAPNAGGGRKNTAPRPLTEPRRDPDSRRSALPVVGPPSAHPGAAPSSPERARTWSDAAHQLGDPPSCSGLRERPRPRHNLAETCATVTAGVCAATLLRPARRLSTPSPPARPRRPPARPPARRPPGREPLRRLSAPGRRRRRRVTGARGGRDAAARARAGEGDPRSRGGRSPGKGRAGAEGGERSRPPAAAPLAFIYFSDTVRGGAAGPGPPGSGGSREARAAAVCVREPQRPPPLPGCGRTGLFLAAPPRTEVTRRSARRGRAEGGRKRERLSQRRHRIPQRVPGREAEPEKPVWSRRAGSAVRRAGRPGREGRAGSSAAAPGGRLRPSSRWRAAGNSLESWTSDPLPLPRPRLYSQFWYPSRKIRPACSSQVHFWSSAECFTSTFRAPADAPTFLARALRPRGCFPGVASRDASGAPRDHSPPPPGFPNGFGQRQSQAAAGFPVGRAGTSGRATTSTRALASSRKGPGVGAHPALGGRARESQASGGRGSLGFLPGPATPGLPRAVTRRVWTRVHSPARFPGGQRPERLLRVGSPPGADRAPPRLGFRAAAPGRTQPSARGASPLASSPPPPAAPPPCLGRSKQETRKI, via the exons atggggaggagagaggaggcgcTGAAATGCCCACAGCCGGCGCCCGGGCTGCGCTCGTTCGGCCGCAGGCCGGCGGCCGGGCCCtcgcgccgcccgcgccgcccccggcccgcgccgcggccccctcccccgctACCTGACCACGGGCGGCCGGCGGCCGCGGCAGCCGCAGCGGTGGTGCGCGCCGGTGCAC ATCCCCGGCCAGGGTATTCCCCGCATTTCCCAACGCACCggacccccctcccccgccccgccgagGTCTCTCCCATCCCCGCCCCCTCCGACCCTCACCCCGGCGGAAccggccaggggccaggggcgcGCGCGCCGGCGAGGCGGATGGAGTTCAGCGGCGGCGATGTCGCTAATAAAGTGAAACAAGCTCCCAACGCTGGAGGAGGCAGGAAAAACACAGCACCGAGGCCACTTACCGAGCCGAGGAGGGACCCAGATTCCCGCCGCTCCGCTCTCCCAGTGGTCGGTCCGCCCTCCGCGCACCCCGGCGCGGCACCCAGCAGCCCCGAGCGAGCGCGGACGTGGAGCGACGCCGCGCACCAGCTGGGAGACCCTCCAAGTTGCTCCGGGCTCCGGGAGCGCCCACGGCCAAGACACAACTTGGCAGAGACTTGTGCCACAGTCACCGCGGGGGTTTGTGCGGCGACCCTCCTGCGCCCGGCTCGCCGCCTCTCCACCCCCTCACCTCCAgcccgcccccgccggccgcctgcccgcccgcccgcccgccggcctCCGGGCCGCGAGCCCCTCCGGCGGCTGTCAGCtcctggccgccgccgccgccgccgggtgACAGGGGCGAGAGGCGGGCGCGACGCGGCGGCCCGAGCCCGAGCGGGCGAGGGGGATCCTCGCAGCCGCGGCGGCCGCTCACCTGGAAA AGGGAGGGCGGGCgcggagggaggggagagatccCGACCGCCGGCCGCGGCTCCTCtcgcctttatttatttttctgacacTGTGCGCGgaggggcggcggggccggggccgccggGCTCGGGCGGGAGCCGCGAGGCCCGGGCCGCAGCTGTCTGCGTGCGGGAGCCGCAGCGGCCGCCTCCCCTCCCGGGCTGTGGACGCACCGGGTTATTCCTGGCAGCGCCTCCCCGAACAGAAGTTACTAGGAGGAGTGCGCGGCGAGGgcgggcggagggagggaggaagagggagagactcaGCCAGCGACGTCATCGGATCCCCCAGCGCGTCCCAGGGAGGGAGGCCGAACCAGAAAAACCAGTCTGGAGCCGGAGAGCGGGGAGCGCGGTGCGGCGCGCGGGGCGACCGGGGCGCGAGGGCAGGGCCGGCTCCTCGGCGGCCGCGCCGGGTGGGAGACTGCGGCCGTCCTCCCGCTGGCGGGCAGCGGGGAACTCCCTGGAGAGCTG GACCTCGGATCCCTTGCCTCTCCCTCGCCCCCGCCTCTATTCACAATTCTGGTATCCGTCCAGAAAAATAAGAccagcctgcagctcccaggTGCATTTCTGGAGCTCAGCAGAGTGTTTTACCAGCACTTTCCGTGCCCCTGCGGACGCGCCAACTTTTCTCGCGCGCGCGCTACGCCCCCGGGGATGCTTTCCCGGGGTCGCTTCCCGGGACGCCTCGGGCGCACCCAGGGACCACAGTCCTCCCCCGCCGGGGTTTCCGAATGGGTTTGGGCAACGGCAGAGCCAAGCAGCTGCTGGGTTCCCGGTGGGTCGCGCCGGGACCTCGGGGCGGGCAACCACCTCCACCCGCGCGCTCGCCTCTTCTCGGAAGGGACCGGGAGTAGGAGCGCACCCAGCCCTGGGAGGGCGGGCGAGGGAATCCCAGGCGAGCGGGGGCCGGGGCTCTCTCGGCTTCCTCCCCGGCCCGGCGACACCTGGGCTCCCTCGAGCCGTTACCCGGCGTGTGTGGACTCGTGTGCACTCTCCGGCGAGGTTCCCGGGAGGCCAGCGCCCGGAGCGCCTCCTCCGGGTGGGCTCCCCGCCGGGCGCGGACCGCGCGCCGCCACGCCTGGGCTTCCGAGCCGCCGCGCCCGGCCGAACCCAGCCGAGCGCCCGGGGCGCCTCCCCGCTcgcctcttcccctcctcccccggcCGCGCCACCGCCCTGCCTGGGGCGGAGTAAACAAGAGACGCGCAAGATTTGA